From a region of the Bermanella marisrubri genome:
- a CDS encoding ABC transporter substrate-binding protein: MIQVIKLFCLVAFITQNALATEKMLKIYHDSDYSSHDQAAISIYQGFTTALAEVNHSIQGYQIKVIKKDHRGNSKRSLRNMQQFLKDPQGLLILGGLHSPPYIQNRQFINENSILLLVPWAAGSPITRYPDGKNWVFRLSIDDSKAGYRLAQFALDEKACKQPHLLLEETGWGKGNLITLNDAIKTRLGIAPDHTWFTWGTRFHQAKEVVKEIGELDTDCIIFVGNAIEGEQFVKAMADLPVESRLPIISHWGITGGDFHEKIPHEIRSKIDLNFIQTCFSFLPEPQNALSKKVFESTKILFPDAINEPRDIQAQTGFAHGYDIGKILIQALNQINIKGPMDKVRSELRDKLENLDKPIEGLVRTYLQPFTKWQATKPDAHEALGLDDICMGYYQKDNSIRLHSDIVEK, encoded by the coding sequence ATGATTCAGGTAATTAAGCTCTTTTGCTTGGTAGCATTTATCACGCAAAATGCTTTGGCCACCGAAAAGATGCTGAAAATCTATCATGATTCTGACTATAGTAGTCATGATCAAGCCGCGATTTCCATCTATCAAGGTTTCACTACAGCGTTGGCTGAAGTCAATCACAGTATTCAAGGCTACCAGATCAAAGTTATCAAAAAAGATCATAGGGGTAACAGCAAACGAAGCCTCAGAAACATGCAACAGTTTCTAAAAGATCCACAAGGACTTTTAATATTAGGAGGGTTACATTCGCCACCCTACATTCAAAATCGTCAGTTCATTAATGAAAATAGTATTTTACTGCTAGTACCTTGGGCGGCAGGCTCTCCTATCACCCGATATCCCGACGGAAAGAACTGGGTATTTCGATTAAGCATTGATGACTCAAAGGCTGGCTATCGCTTAGCGCAATTTGCTCTGGATGAAAAAGCTTGTAAACAACCACACTTATTATTAGAGGAGACTGGCTGGGGTAAAGGTAACCTTATTACTCTCAACGATGCTATTAAGACGCGATTAGGTATAGCACCCGATCATACTTGGTTTACTTGGGGAACGCGCTTTCATCAAGCAAAAGAGGTGGTGAAAGAAATTGGCGAGCTTGACACGGACTGCATTATCTTCGTAGGTAATGCCATAGAGGGTGAGCAATTTGTTAAGGCAATGGCCGACCTCCCTGTTGAATCTCGCCTACCGATTATTAGTCACTGGGGAATAACAGGTGGTGATTTTCACGAGAAAATTCCTCACGAAATACGTAGTAAAATAGATCTTAACTTTATTCAAACCTGCTTTTCGTTTCTACCCGAGCCGCAAAACGCACTCTCTAAGAAAGTATTTGAAAGTACCAAAATATTATTTCCAGATGCTATTAACGAGCCAAGAGACATACAAGCCCAAACTGGTTTTGCTCATGGCTATGATATAGGGAAAATTCTTATTCAAGCTCTCAATCAGATAAATATCAAAGGGCCGATGGATAAAGTTCGTTCTGAACTTAGAGACAAGTTGGAAAATTTAGACAAACCTATCGAGGGTCTGGTCAGAACATACCTACAACCCTTTACCAAATGGCAAGCAACTAAACCAGATGCCCATGAGGCTTTAGGGCTTGATGATATCTGTATGGGTTACTATCAAAAAGATAATTCCATTCGATTGCACTCTGATATCGTAGAGAAGTGA
- a CDS encoding EAL domain-containing protein, producing MTPLAIPRNKNILTLLLAFLALAGNSLVLPLFHTVDIIFGSIFVLIAAVILGPYRAMFIALIGSSYTWIIWDHPYGMIIFITEAYMVTRFYRKTANIVLADLAFWVSIGIPMTFATTIPVLQMSWDTALLICMKQPLNGLFNAMIAGLLLLTWQRFSRTEGYIPDQTSNWYFHVILLMVLLGGAFPIIQQGYESQKAEELNLAKGLLRQARDLEFNLSNSDVTALDLAQIFDDIPVDEQTSIAILDSEGNILAQRGDIITLNQPAHTFSTINDHLMHWAPVNLIDPIQKWHQGRYQLSISVGELPSRKRILFEISSEPFIAYVRAKSILMFAFLTILTVVAIFLTYYLTRPLRRIMQVASEATDGVIITDVKGNIEWINRALTKITGYTLAEMKGLKPGKLLQGPDTDPEVVQRISEGLRNKQHFKEVILNYTKSGDPHYVEIICNPLRSDNGNLSGFMALQRDVTHQIQLEKLEAFSSHILETIAKKASTDQILTLIVQGVETLKPDAIASIVLLDQKRKCIDETYSTKLPDFYNEALKGLEIGPNVGSCGAAAATGKRVIVEDIQTHPNWAPYKHLAKQAGLASCWSQPFTNSQGRIDGTFAIYHDHIKAPTDNDIAIIEKASKLVSITMEKHDADNRLMQAANVFEHASEGILITDIDGEIIDVNKAFTQITGYSKEDVVGKNPRILSSGKYEQETYEDIFSTLENIGQWKGEIWNKDKKGNLFAVLESISTVYDDSGKPRNYIALFNDITNIKSHQEQLENLANYDSLTQLPNRTLLTDRMQQAMALAKREGHLLVVIFIDLDGFKPVNDRYGHDVGDRLLIAFSKRVSLLLRSTDTLGRLAGDEFVTLLPNVQQFENCEPLLERILSAVEKPFIIDEHQLKISASMGVTVYPQAEDLDADQLLRQSDQAMYLAKQDGKNRYHLFDATQHQLMRDHHENLVRIQEAIKNKEFILHYQPKVNLRSGEVIGVEALIRWQHRDKGLLPPGSFLPLLDNHPAMIQFGKWVMHEALNQISVWQKQNLNLNVSINIDPMHLQSPDFISDLESALHNFPDVNPSFLELEIVETAAIEDINVVSDTINRCHDLGVHFSLDDFGTGYSSLTYLKRLPIHVLKIDQSFVRDILSDPDDLAIVQGVLGLAKSFNRTAIAEGVETQKHGELLLQLGCELAQGYGISRPIEAKAIPDWIKHWAKENPSQSSLNINSIKQGSYDS from the coding sequence ATGACTCCTCTGGCAATACCTCGAAATAAAAACATTCTGACTTTGTTGCTAGCCTTTCTCGCATTGGCTGGTAATAGCCTCGTTTTACCACTTTTTCATACCGTAGATATTATTTTCGGTTCCATCTTCGTACTCATTGCGGCAGTTATACTGGGTCCCTATCGCGCTATGTTTATCGCCCTGATTGGATCGAGCTATACCTGGATCATTTGGGATCATCCCTATGGCATGATTATATTTATAACCGAAGCCTATATGGTTACTCGTTTTTATAGAAAAACGGCCAATATTGTGTTGGCAGATTTGGCCTTTTGGGTCTCCATCGGCATACCCATGACCTTTGCCACAACGATCCCAGTTTTACAAATGAGTTGGGATACCGCCCTACTCATTTGCATGAAACAGCCATTAAATGGCTTATTCAATGCCATGATTGCAGGACTACTACTGCTTACGTGGCAACGATTTAGTCGAACTGAAGGTTATATTCCTGATCAGACGAGCAACTGGTATTTTCACGTAATCTTACTCATGGTCTTGCTCGGCGGAGCTTTCCCCATCATTCAGCAGGGTTATGAGTCACAAAAGGCAGAAGAATTAAATCTTGCGAAAGGCTTATTAAGACAAGCTCGAGATTTAGAATTTAATTTGTCCAACTCTGATGTTACCGCTTTAGACCTAGCGCAAATATTTGATGACATCCCGGTTGATGAGCAAACCTCTATCGCCATACTCGACAGCGAAGGAAACATCCTCGCACAACGGGGAGATATTATTACGCTCAACCAACCTGCTCATACTTTTAGTACCATCAATGATCATCTTATGCATTGGGCGCCTGTAAATCTCATTGATCCTATTCAGAAGTGGCACCAAGGTCGTTATCAACTATCTATAAGTGTGGGCGAGCTACCTTCAAGAAAGCGAATACTTTTCGAGATCAGTTCTGAACCCTTCATCGCGTACGTGAGAGCCAAAAGTATTTTAATGTTTGCCTTTCTCACTATATTAACCGTAGTGGCCATTTTCTTAACTTATTATTTAACACGCCCACTGAGGCGCATTATGCAAGTGGCGAGCGAAGCTACGGACGGTGTCATTATTACCGATGTTAAAGGAAACATTGAATGGATTAATAGAGCATTAACGAAAATAACTGGATACACATTGGCAGAAATGAAGGGACTTAAACCAGGTAAGCTACTACAAGGACCGGATACTGACCCAGAAGTTGTACAACGCATATCGGAAGGTTTAAGAAATAAACAACACTTTAAAGAAGTAATCTTAAATTATACAAAATCAGGCGATCCCCATTACGTTGAAATAATTTGTAACCCACTGCGCTCAGACAATGGCAACTTAAGTGGTTTCATGGCACTGCAACGGGATGTTACCCATCAGATTCAATTGGAAAAACTGGAAGCATTTAGTTCGCACATACTAGAAACCATCGCAAAAAAGGCATCAACTGATCAAATACTGACGCTCATCGTCCAAGGTGTAGAAACACTTAAACCCGATGCAATCGCGAGTATTGTTCTCCTCGATCAGAAACGAAAGTGTATTGACGAAACCTATTCCACTAAGCTACCTGATTTTTACAATGAGGCATTAAAAGGTTTAGAGATTGGCCCAAACGTAGGATCCTGCGGTGCGGCGGCGGCAACAGGCAAACGCGTTATCGTTGAAGATATACAAACACATCCGAATTGGGCTCCTTATAAACATCTAGCAAAACAAGCAGGGTTGGCCTCATGTTGGTCGCAGCCTTTCACAAATAGCCAAGGCCGTATAGACGGTACATTTGCCATCTATCATGACCACATAAAGGCGCCCACAGATAACGATATTGCCATAATTGAAAAAGCGTCCAAGTTGGTTTCCATCACAATGGAAAAGCACGATGCAGATAATCGCCTTATGCAAGCAGCGAATGTATTTGAACACGCTAGTGAAGGCATATTGATTACAGACATTGATGGTGAAATTATTGATGTCAACAAAGCATTTACTCAGATCACAGGTTATAGCAAGGAAGATGTGGTTGGTAAGAATCCAAGAATCCTAAGTTCCGGTAAATACGAGCAGGAGACCTATGAAGATATCTTTTCTACTTTAGAGAATATAGGCCAATGGAAGGGGGAAATTTGGAATAAAGATAAAAAAGGAAACTTATTCGCTGTCTTAGAAAGTATTTCTACTGTCTATGATGACTCTGGCAAACCAAGAAATTACATTGCATTGTTTAACGATATAACCAATATCAAAAGCCATCAAGAACAGCTAGAAAACCTCGCCAATTACGATAGCCTAACTCAGCTACCTAATCGAACATTATTAACAGATCGTATGCAGCAGGCTATGGCGCTCGCGAAGCGTGAGGGCCATTTGTTAGTCGTGATTTTCATAGATCTAGACGGATTCAAACCAGTAAATGATCGCTACGGCCATGACGTTGGCGATCGCTTGTTAATTGCTTTCAGTAAGAGAGTCTCACTACTACTTAGAAGTACAGATACATTAGGACGTTTGGCTGGAGACGAATTTGTCACATTGCTACCGAACGTCCAACAATTTGAGAATTGTGAACCATTGTTAGAACGTATCCTATCGGCAGTAGAAAAGCCTTTTATTATTGATGAGCATCAACTAAAAATTAGCGCCAGCATGGGAGTGACCGTGTACCCCCAAGCAGAAGATTTGGATGCCGATCAGTTATTAAGACAAAGTGATCAAGCGATGTATCTTGCTAAACAAGATGGAAAAAATCGATACCATCTTTTTGATGCTACTCAGCATCAACTGATGCGCGATCACCATGAAAATCTAGTTCGGATACAAGAAGCCATTAAAAACAAAGAATTCATTTTACACTACCAACCAAAAGTGAATTTACGCAGTGGTGAAGTGATTGGTGTTGAAGCATTAATTCGTTGGCAACACCGTGATAAAGGGCTACTACCTCCTGGGTCATTTTTACCTTTATTAGACAATCATCCCGCTATGATTCAATTCGGAAAGTGGGTTATGCACGAAGCATTAAACCAAATCAGTGTTTGGCAGAAGCAAAATCTTAATCTCAATGTCAGTATCAATATAGACCCTATGCATTTGCAAAGCCCTGATTTTATTTCTGATTTAGAAAGTGCATTACACAATTTCCCCGATGTTAATCCCTCATTCCTTGAGTTAGAGATTGTTGAAACCGCAGCTATCGAGGATATAAACGTGGTCTCCGACACCATCAATCGTTGTCACGATTTAGGCGTTCATTTTTCTTTAGACGACTTTGGGACTGGCTATAGTTCCTTAACCTATTTGAAGCGTTTACCGATACATGTTTTAAAAATAGACCAAAGTTTTGTAAGAGACATTCTAAGTGATCCAGATGATCTTGCCATTGTACAAGGTGTTTTGGGTTTAGCTAAATCCTTTAATCGAACGGCTATCGCGGAGGGTGTTGAAACACAGAAGCATGGCGAACTTTTGTTGCAACTGGGTTGCGAGCTAGCACAGGGGTATGGCATTAGCCGACCAATTGAGGCTAAGGCTATACCCGATTGGATAAAACATTGGGCAAAGGAGAATCCTAGCCAATCTTCATTAAATATAAATTCTATTAAGCAAGGGAGCTATGATTCATGA
- a CDS encoding SPFH domain-containing protein: MEQLFDLILSIEVFLLVLGIVVLKSSIKFVPQNQAWLIERFGKYLSTKEAGLNFIVPFIDRIAAERSLKEQAVDVPSQSAITKDNITLSVDGVLYFRVLDPYKATYGVDDYVFAVTQLAQTTMRSELGKMELDKTFEERNLLNTSIVTSINEASEPWGIQVLRYEIKDIIPPKSVMDAMEAQMKAERVKRAQILESEGDRQAAINVAEGQKQAQVLAAEADKAEQVLRAEGEAKAIIAVADAQAEALRKVGEAADTQEGQKAIQLDLATKAIEAKQAIAKESSVVLLPENNTDASSLVASSMSIINSINQQQKA, encoded by the coding sequence ATGGAACAACTATTCGATCTTATTCTTTCAATCGAAGTCTTTCTCTTAGTATTAGGGATTGTGGTGCTGAAAAGCAGCATCAAATTTGTGCCTCAAAACCAAGCTTGGCTTATCGAGCGCTTTGGTAAGTATCTGAGCACCAAAGAAGCGGGTTTAAACTTCATTGTACCGTTTATTGACCGTATCGCTGCCGAGCGTAGTCTCAAAGAGCAGGCAGTTGATGTGCCTAGCCAGTCTGCTATCACAAAAGACAACATTACCTTGTCCGTCGATGGTGTTTTGTACTTTCGTGTGCTTGATCCCTATAAAGCGACATATGGTGTAGACGATTACGTGTTTGCTGTAACGCAATTGGCGCAAACTACGATGCGTAGTGAACTCGGTAAAATGGAGTTGGATAAAACCTTCGAAGAGCGGAATCTATTAAATACCAGTATTGTTACATCTATTAACGAGGCATCAGAGCCTTGGGGTATTCAAGTATTGCGCTACGAAATTAAAGATATCATCCCGCCTAAGTCTGTTATGGATGCAATGGAAGCACAGATGAAAGCCGAGCGTGTTAAGCGTGCTCAAATTCTGGAATCAGAGGGTGATCGCCAAGCGGCAATCAATGTGGCGGAAGGTCAAAAACAAGCACAGGTATTGGCCGCTGAGGCTGATAAGGCAGAGCAAGTATTGCGTGCAGAAGGTGAAGCGAAAGCCATTATTGCCGTTGCTGATGCCCAAGCAGAAGCGTTGCGTAAAGTGGGTGAAGCTGCTGATACTCAAGAAGGTCAAAAAGCGATTCAGCTAGATCTAGCAACTAAAGCTATTGAAGCTAAGCAGGCCATTGCCAAAGAGAGCTCGGTTGTACTGTTGCCAGAAAACAACACAGATGCCAGTAGTTTAGTAGCATCGTCTATGTCGATCATCAACAGCATCAATCAACAGCAAAAGGCATAA
- a CDS encoding NfeD family protein → MGFLENIAQSLVISGLLILIIDAMALGFATFILTFFGVALMLTGLLMYIDIIPQTWNAALWSAAIITPIVGVILWKPLKRLQNQVSKEPVNSDFAEIEFELEEDVDSKGLTLYRYSGVDWKLKSQQPIAKGKLVRVVKKDVGAMWVEAVE, encoded by the coding sequence ATGGGCTTTCTCGAGAATATTGCGCAAAGTTTAGTAATCAGCGGTCTATTGATTCTAATCATCGATGCTATGGCGTTGGGATTCGCTACGTTTATCCTGACGTTTTTCGGGGTGGCCCTGATGCTTACCGGTTTGCTCATGTATATCGACATCATTCCACAAACTTGGAATGCCGCACTTTGGTCCGCTGCCATTATCACACCAATTGTCGGTGTGATATTGTGGAAACCATTAAAGCGTTTGCAAAATCAAGTAAGCAAAGAGCCAGTGAACTCTGACTTTGCCGAGATTGAGTTTGAATTAGAGGAAGATGTGGATAGTAAAGGCCTAACCCTTTATCGCTATTCGGGCGTGGACTGGAAGCTAAAAAGCCAACAGCCCATTGCTAAAGGAAAACTGGTGCGTGTGGTCAAAAAAGACGTGGGCGCCATGTGGGTAGAAGCGGTAGAGTGA